A segment of the Rattus rattus isolate New Zealand chromosome 4, Rrattus_CSIRO_v1, whole genome shotgun sequence genome:
TGCGGGTTTGGCCAGGGCTGCTTGTAGTGTGCACTAATGGAGATTTGTCAGCTGTTTTGGGAGCAAGCCTCAGGTAGTAGTCACACTAGTTGGAGCCTTCAGCCTAGCCGGTTTATTCCCACATAGGTTCCGGAGCACATGGAGGACTGCGGCCAGGATGTCAGTGCAGTGcacagctctgcagcctcagtaTGTCAAGATGAGAAAGAGGACCCTGGGCCAGCTGCAGGGCCTGGGACTCAGCCGGGGCTCTACAGCTACATAAGGGATGACTTGTTCACCTCAGAGATCTTTAAACTGGAGCTCCAAAATGTACCTCGCCACGCCAGCTTCAGTGACGTCCGGCGTTTTTTAGGCCGTTTTGGCTTACAATCCCACAAAATCAAACTCTTTGGACAGCCACCATGTGCCTTTGTGACATTTCGCAGTGCTGCTGAACGAGACAAGGCCTTGCGAGTGCTGCATGGTGTTCTCTGGAAAGGTCGTCCACTCAGTGTACGACTGGCCCGACCCAAGGCTGACCCTATGGCTAGGAAGAGGCGGCAAGAAGGTGATAGTGAACCAACAGCAACACAGATTGCCGATGTGGTGACCCCTCTTTGGACAGTGCCCTACACTGAGCAGCTGGAGCAGAAGCGACTGGAATGTGAGCGGGTGCTACAGAAACTGGCCAAGTGAGTGTAGCACTGACATCCTAAGCAGAGCTGGGTTTTGCTCTTGGGCCTGGTTCATTAGCCTTTTAAGCAATTCAGAATACAGAGAGTTTAAGTCActagttctcaacctttgggtcaccagactctttcacaggggttgcctaagaccatccaAAAACAcacttacattatgatttgtaacattagcaaaattacaactACAAagtgtggtttttctttcttaaacttcACAGGCCTATGCCTGGTTCTCGGTACTGTGGCAACCGacaacaaagtaacaaaaaaatgttatggttggggatcacaacctgaactgtattacagggtcatatgcaccattaggaaggttgaaaaccaccaGTCTAAAGTGGTCAACTAAGACAGACCCTTGGTAACAGGATAGTGAGATCGCAAGGGAATTGTTGCCCCGTATGGATGGGGAACAGTGTTAAGTCCAACCATGATGTGTTTCATCCTGCAGGGAAATTGGGAACACTAACCATGCCCTGCtaccctggctgctcttgcagagacaaCAGCACAATAAAGCTTGTTGCCCATTGGAGGGGGTCAAGCCATCACCCCAGCAGGTCAGACCAAGAAATCCCATTGTGTGAGGTGGGGGAGGCTGGCCTTGTTCGtttcaggtttttggttttttgttttttttttcttttcttttttttcccttctttttttcggagctggggaccaaacccagagccttgcgcttgctaggcaagcgctctaccactgagataaatccccaacccctcatttcaGTTTTATTATGCATATGCTCTTTgacatttttcttgcttttcatttcttcccGATGTTTGATAAACCAGCAGTTTTGATAAACCAAGTCTGAGTCTCTTGTTCACTATGTTATTTCTTCCAGAGCTGGGTAATCAAGGTTGAGAGCTAACTCTTTACTCCACTGTCTCCTGCAGACTGAGTACCGTAACAAGTGTGAATTTCTGGTCGGAGTTGGGGTAGATGGAGAGGACAACACTGTTGGCTGCCGGCTTGGCAAGTACAAGGGCGGGACGTGTGCTGTGGCGCCTCCCTTTGACACTGTGCACATTCCACAGGCCACTAAGCAGCTGGTGAAGGCCTTCCAGGAGTTCATCCGGTGGGGACCTTGCCTGGGGCTGGGCTTCTGGGAAGCCCCTGGCCCATCTGGGCCCCTACACTGGCAGTTGTGGATGTGGGGTAAGAGGCAGGGTGCtgggacacacaggcacacactgagTACACTTGTGGTTTCTTCAGCTCCACACCATACTCCGCATATGACCCTGAGACATACACAGGCCACTGGAAGCAACTGACTGTCCGCACCAGCCGCCGAGGCCAAGCCATGGCCATTGCCCACTTCCATCCCCAGGTCTCAGGTGGTGGTCCTGTTGGGGGGTGTGTGTCTGGTATAGGTTGGCTTTTGCATAGCCTGATGGACATTTTATATCCTGTACTACAGAAACTGAGCTCTGAGGAGGTGGCAGGACTAAAGGCCTCCCTGGTGTGCCACTTCATGGAGGGGCCAGGCAAGGCCAGTGGGGTGACATCCCTCTACTTtgtggaggagggacagaggtgaGGAGCccaggtggggacaggagggacCAAACAGGCCAGGGGCCCTGACAGATCTGCTTCCTCCTGTGTAGAAAGACTCCCAGCCAGGAAGGCCTGCCCCTGGAGCATATGGCTGGTGACCAGTGCATTCAGGAAGACCTGCTAGGGCTCACTTTCCGCATCTCCCCTCATGCATTCTTCCAGGTAGTGTACCCCTTGTGAACATAAAGACACAAGGAGGGGGAAGCCAGTAAGTAACCTCAAAGAGAGATTTATACAGAATGTTCGGATAATGGGGCCCCCAAAATAAGGTATAGGATAGGAAAGGGGCATTTGCTAGCGATTGGCCACTTTGCAGTTCCCCCAGTGATATGCCTTCTGTGGAACCCAGAATAGGATCAGCCACTTTCACTGCTGTAAAAACCCTATGGAGATAGAGGGGGAAGAGTCCAAGGTCTCTAGCATGAGGTATGCAGTCATTCTCAGCTGCCCTGGGGAAAGTTATGAAGTCAGGGGGAAAACTCCCTATTCATGAGGGTCTCTGTTGTAAGGATTTGGTTTTTAAGAGACTGGGTGAGGTCAATGTTGTGTAGGAAAAATGGGACCCAAGCAATGTGGGATGATGCTAGGCTACACTGGAGTATACTATGGCTAACTAACCTCCAGGTAAACACACCTGCAGCCGAGGTGCTCTACACAGTCATCCAGGAATGGGCCCAGCTGGATGGGGGCAGTACAGTGTTGGACGTTTGCTGTGGCACTGGTACCATAGGGCTAGCCCTGGCTCCGGTAAGCTTCCCAGCCCTAGGTAAGAACATTGCCCTACTCCATTATCATGAGCCTGAAGACTCTGGCTGGCTACTACCCTGTCTCTGTTATAACCCCAGTTGTGTTGTCTTCCTTTTCCAAGCAACCAGGGCAGTGGGGCTTAATCTATCTTCCCATTTCAGAAGGTGAAGAAAGTAATTGGGATTGAACTGTGCCAGGAGGCTGTGGAGGATGCCCGTATGAACGCCCTCACCAATGGTGAGAACTTTTGCATCCCACAGTAGACAGGTGGTCTGTGACAACAGTAATGTGCTATGCACTTTAATTTCTGTGCCTGGAGATATTAAGAATCGTCTGAGGAATGGGGTGCTAAGGGATCTGTACACATCTAACTGGCTGTCTATTAAGTGTGCTAGGCAGGCCTGTAGCCCACTGATGACTATGATTATCTCTAGAGCTGAGCAACGTTGAGTTCCACTGCGGCAGGGCTGAGGATCTGGTGCCAGGCTTGGTGAGCAGACTGTCTTCCCAGCAACTTGTAGCTGTTCTAGACCCACCACGGGCTGGCCTACGTGAGTGGCTTCCATTTGGGGGGAGGCAGTACCAGAAGTAAAAAGCCCCTGTTGGGTAGTCAACCATTATCCCCCTCTAACTTGCTAGATTCTAAGGTGATTCTGGCCATGAGGAAAGCTGAGAACATCAAGCGGCTCCTGTATGTTTCCTGCAACCCCAGGGCAGCCATGGGCAACTTTGTCGAGTAAGTGTGTGAGGTGGAGCACCTGCCTGCTGCCTAGAGGAATTTCTGTGGGGCTAACACTGGTACCTCTCCTCCACCAGTCTCTGCAGAGCCCCATCTAACCGAGTAAAAGGTACCCCATTCCATCCAGTCAAGGCTGTGGCAGTGGACCTGTTCCCACAGACTCCACACTGTGAAATGCTTATCCTGTTTGAGAGGATGCAACAACACCCTAATGGCATAGGAGCCCTGGAGCAGCAGGACCTTCAAACCCCAAGAAATCTTCCCGACGTCACTCCAAAGGAAACAGAGACTTCCCTCTCACCCTAGGGGAAGTACGGGAGCACAGGAAAACTGGGGAGCTCCTTAGGGATGACAAAGCAGTGGTGGGGCTTGAGGCTATCTAGCTGGTACTACAAATGTGTGAATACCTGTGTCCTAATAATGGGATAGCTAGATTCTAGAATAAACAATTGCTGATTTTACTGACATTTTTTGGTGAGCCAGAGCCTTAACTCACTCCTACTTGCTGCCCTGGACAATCCTTTCTGAAAGGCAAGAACTCTCAAAAgctgtggccttgaactctagctTTCATGTGCAACTTCCCCAGAGCTGGCACCATgtgctttgttttaaaacagcattatctatgtagaccaggctagcctcacagaTGTGCTTACTCATGACtcactcctgagtgctgaggttaaagtaTGTGGTGAATGCCAGGGCTTGCTTAAATTTAGCCCCAGAGAGCCATGTTTTAGGACCAAGCACCATCCAGGGGGAGCACTGAGGATGGCTGAACACATCTATGCTGAGTTCATATGGAATTAAAAACACAACTGACTACAGGACAGTCCTGGCCAGTTGAAGATCCACAAATATCCAGCACTCCcatcagaagaaagaaaccagcCGTTCCCTTTTGGATAGTTTTATGTGTTCAGACCATCAGGGTACACCCTACAGCCTTGGCCAACACACAGAAGCAGCATCAGCACAGGCTCCCACCCTTGCAGCATGGCTGTACATAGAAGACTCACCCACCTGTAAGACAGGGAGGGCACTGGAGACAGGAATGTGTGGCAGCACCTGTGTGTGAGGCTGCAGAGACACCACCATTACCTTACACTTTTTCAATGTCAAATCTGTTTTTAAGGGCAATGGTTAGTCAGAAGACTGAACACAACTGAATGGGAGGCAGAAAAGAATCAAGTGTCTAAGTCTACCAACTTGATTGAGGGTTCTTTTTGCCAAGATTAACACAGACATTAACTGCTGTCACACATGTGGTTAAGGAGGAGGGAGATGCTGTTGGGAGTCCCAGTTACCGTTCTGTCTGTCTGACAGCACATGTCACCATCTCTTCAGGTACATggtgagacacacacactgagaatgtAGAGTGTAGTCCCCATGAACAGGTACTAGGGGCTAGGCCAACAACTGACCAAGACTAGGGCTCTGAATACACTTCTATTCAATACCCATCTACAGGGGCTATCCCATGAGTGCAGGCAGACAAAAACAACCTGAAATCAGGCCTGGCTGCAGAGAACAGCTACCCTTGAGATCAAGAGAAGCCATAACTATCGTGTACAATGTGATAGCCAGCTCTTGGTCAATGATGGGCCCCTGTTTCCTATTTATACATGTCCATCTGTTGAAATGCATGATTCTAAATCTTTCATTCTTACTGTAAAAGTTTCCAAATTTTATAACAtcataaaagctttaaaaattgaTGAACAGATGGGCTTGATTGTGCAAAAATCTCTGTAAAAAACTGTTACTAGAGCTTATCGAAGGTGAAGCTTCAGTATCCAGAAGACAGCTGTTAGGACATTAAGACTTCATAAGAAAAGTAGACTGCAACCCAAGGGTCAACCAGACTATCACTCAGTATCTCGATGGTTCAGTTATCTTCACTGCAATCTCTGAAGAGTATTTCTGgtgctaaaattttgttttattttaagccaAAATAGCCTGAAATATTCCTTTCTATTATAactttttcagaagaaaatgggaaacaCACAAAGCAGGTAATACTAGGATACCTGCACCTTCTGACCAAGTCTCTGTGGCTCCACCAGAAAGAACCATAGCAAAGGGGCTATCTGGCATCataggccagccaaagctataaAACCTGGTCATCTCATCTATCAATGAAGTATTACTTCTTGTCAGTGCATATAGTGTACTAAAATTAATGAAAACCTTCATAAAAACAGTCTGCAGCAGATACATACAAGCAAGATCTACAGCTGTCTATCAGCTTCCACTTGTGCAGTTAACATATAACTGATCCATAAGTATATCCAGTCACATTGAGAGCAGCTTGTCCAGAACTGCTGctttgcatgtgtgctgtgtggtcaCAGCTGTCCCCATGTGCCAGAGCCAGAGCCCAGACACAGTCACAGGGAAGGAACTTAGGTTGGAGGCCTGGTGCTGTAGAATGATGAAGATGTTGGCTGATGGTCTCCTGGTAGCACTGTTGGCCCATGCTGCCTACCTCATACATCCACTGTGCACAAGGGCTCACCACCAGGCTGGGCAGATGCTACAATTGACATCTTGGGTTTCTTCCGAGTCTCCTCCTGGAAGAACAGAGGTCAATCATGCTAAAGGTGGGCCCAGCAAAGGGTGAAAAGGTGGAAGCCCCTGAACTCCGAGAGCACAAATGCTTGTGATTCCTGGCTAGGGGGTAAGGGAGAGGGCTAGGTTGGGCCAGGTCAAAAGTCCTTAGAATGACAGGGTAGACTCCCGTGTGCTGCAGCTCCCCTGGCAACCTACAGACACCCAGAATAGAAGACTTAGCAACAAGCTGGGTTCTACCCCTCCAGGGTAGCCTTGCTTGCTTGCCCAGAAGCCCAGTGAATTTCCCCACAAATAGAAGTATGTGTCTTGGGCTTATTCCTTTAATCCCCATAACTAATCTAACAAGAGTCAAGCTAGAAAGTCCTGCTTATTCAGTAGAAAGACAATAGGCAATAGACATTTGGACCTCAGAGTTTGTGTTCACACCTGGGCCATGCCACCAGAGCTGGAAAGGCTCCCAACTTAGAAGGCCTAAAAGTATGAGTTATTACAAGATATTATCTGAGGCCAGGAAGCAATGTCAATAATACTTGAAATAAAGCACCTATGGCAGTTTTAGGAAGTCACCAAGACTAAGTCATACCCAGGCTTATGATCTTTGTTTTGAGTTATCAAACAAGGCCAGTACACAATCATTTCTCTCAAATACCTGACTCCAAATTGGAAACTTTAGCCACTAAAAGGCTGGCCTGTCTGCTAAAGTAATTTTAGGAAAGCACCATCTGTGCTAGAACTTAAAGACAAGTCAACCTGATCTGGAAGGATTAAGCATCTTCAGAGTCAGGGATCAGAAATAGGCTCTTAGGATCTAACTACAAGGAAGGGGCTAGCCCAGCAATTCTGATGGCTCAGTAACTATGGTATGTGAAGAAACAATACAGGGGCAGATGGTGAGTTTAggcaatggggaggagggagcctGGGGAAGGAGTAAGGAAGAAAGATAGTCACCCGCTCTGCAGCCAGCCTCTTCATCTCTTCTTGCAGCTTGCTCAGGATGTGAAGGTTGGGCCTGTTCTTCTTGGCATACTGTTGTAGCTCTATCACACTCTTGTCAGAGGTCTCCTAGGGACCCAAAGCCTGCTCTCACAACTGCCAAGTAGCAGTATGCTCAAGCAGCAGCATCCACCCAAAACAGGAGAGTAAGGGCCTGGTGAGGTACAAGCTCACACCATTGGCCAACTGTGCTAAAGCATCCGTTGCTGACAAATTTAGGGTATAAGCATAGCTCTGGGCTCCCTGGCCTCTCCCAGACACTCTGTTCCTTCCTCCACGATCACACCTCGATGTGTTTACTAGCTGAGTATGAAAGTCAAGCACTCACTATGCTAGGAACCCTGACAGCGGCAAGGTCATAGCTGAAGCCAACTGAGATATAACACAGCCAAACAGCCTGCCCTACTGTTCTCTTCGGTTCTTTCCCCTTCTTGGCTTGGAGGCAATAGCCAAGGATGCTCACTATGTCTTAGAATGCCAGATCTCCTGTGCCAGACAAGGGCCATTCACTCTCCAGTTCAAAGAAATCTATGCCCATGGTGGCAGCAATGTTCCCTCTTTGTCTTAGCTACAGACTATGTACAGCAAACACTGTACACCTACATTTCAACTCATGAAAAATGCTTCTGTTCATGCTAAAGATGCAACTCAGTGGTACAGTCCTTGTTTCGCCGGTACAACGACTCAGGTAGGATCCCCAGCAATAGGAGGgagaggaatcagaaaaaagagagaagtcggggttggggatttggctcagtggtagagcgctcgcctaggaagtgcaaggtcctgggttcggtccccagccccggaaaaaaaaaaaaaaaaaaaaacaaaaaaaaaaaaaaaaaaaaaaaaaaaaaaaaaaaaaaaaaaaaaaaaaaaaagggggggtggggaaaggggtaaaaaaaaaaaaaaaaaaaaaaaaaaaaaaaggttccggtccccaaaaaaaaaaaaaaaaaaaaaaaaaagaagtcgtCTTATATTATTATGTTCTCCATGTTGCTCCTGGGCTCCTGCCTTGAGCAAGGACAAGGACAAGCCTAAACCTTGGGGAAATTGAAGGGGTAATGTGTTGTTCCAGAAAAttagctcagctcagctcagctcaaaGCAGGTAGCTCAAGAGTCCACAGCACAATCTTCAGGGTTTCCACCTATACTCCTTTAAATGATGAGGTCCTAAAGATCCAGGTAGTTTCGGCATACATTAGGAGAAGTCACAAATGCTGGTGATGCAACTGGGTTGGCTCCATTACTGCCCAACACCACTTCCCATACCCATTAGGTTTGGAGAGTGATTTAAATTCTGAGGTTTAGGCAAAaacctcagaaacaaaacagataatACCCATATTCTTTAAGCCACTGAAAATCTTCAACTAAACAAGGATACAGTCTTGAGGACTGCCAAAGGACTGGTATGGTTCCCAAGCCTTCGCATAATTCAACACCAGGTAGTGTTCACTGCCTATATCTATGTCTGGTTTGTCAGGCCTGCTAGACTAGGAATGCCCTCATATTTAACTGCCTGGCAAATTCAAGAGGAAAACGTGGCTTGGCTGCTCCCACCCTTGGCCTACACAATCACTGGCACAGCCAAGCAGAGACAGTCATAATTAAAAGTAGTGCTGTCGAGCCTGATCTTGACAGCAAGCCCCAAGCCAAAGCAAGAAACAGGGAAGCAGAGCAACTGCCAGAAGACAGGACGGTCTGGTTACCTGCTTGACCATTTTGCTGCTCTCACGACCATACATGCGCAGCAAGGACCCCCAGTTCTTGACATGGGGGTGCAACAGCTGAAGGATTTTCTGAGATGCTAATTGTTTCCCAACTCGTTTATTCTTACCTgtgaggaagaaaaaacaaaggtgAGAAGACAGGAGAATCTTTCCTGGGTACCTAGGGACATCTCATTCCACAAGAGAGTAAATGGTGTTTTGTTACTGCGCTAGATACCATGACTCAGTCCTGAGTCCTGAGACCCTGACCCAGAAACTGACCACCCTATTGAGCAGCTCTCAGGAGATCCAAGTAAGGACTTGTAGGAAAGCTATTAGCTAAGACAAcaaaatttccttccttccaccagcCTACTCCCCCTCACTTTCCTGCAACACAATGAGCACCAGCTACAAAGCCTCCTAATGTTTCTGGCTCCTGAGGGTAGGTGTCTGGGTGCAGCCTCCATATGAAGGATACTCTAAGCCAGGAGAGCTCTCCATGCTCAGAGATTCACTCAGCCTTAAGTGGAAACATCCAGGTTTGAATTTGAGCttgcagaacacacacactcacacacactcacactcacactttaCTTGTAGTGTTGTTCAAGCTAGTGTTAAACTCACATCTTCATATGATTCTCCTGCTGGAACTACTTGAATTCTCCACCAGGCCTAATTTTATATTGGCTTTTACTAAGCAACCATGTCAGATATaaaagcagaggaaggtggagcCAGAGACCAATACAGGAGTGCAGAGAGATGGATAGCCATCAGGAGGAGtgcagagagatggatggatagcCATCAGGAGGCACCAGTCGGCTCCTCAGGAAAGCAGTCCCCTCATTCCACCAGAGACAGGCTGGTCAGAAGTAATAACAGCAACAATGGAGCAGGAGGGAGACTGCAAGCAGGATGACCACCTATCTAGTTTCAGATGAAGGTGTAATAGCCAGCACACAAAATTGGTACTTAGAATGACTGTCAGAGCAGGCTACACACCCTCATATCAGAAAATGCTAGCCATACCCCAGCAGTCCTCTGAAAACATGCCAGTCTATgagggaagcaggggaggagacAGATTCTTACACCACCCGCGCACTGTGTGTTTGCCGCACGCCATAACATATTCGCTCTTCTGGTTTTTCCCAGGAACCACTTCAAACTTGATGGATGTGTCACCCATGCCATggtttctttaaggaaaaaacaaagatgaCAAGACATTAGTAGATGATGCTTATGCATGGTAACTTCTGGGGAGGGCTACTATAGTAACCATGTCCATTAATGGCTCTTCAAAGAAAACCCCAATACCTCCCTGGATGTTCAACAGACTATGGAAGGTTCTCCACACACTAATTCCAGTTATCCAGGGCTCACCTATCAGCCAGAGCCAAGGCTCTCCTGTATACCCAGGCAAACAGATAATGACTCTCTCTACCTTGGGACAAACAGCCAGGTAAAGTTTT
Coding sequences within it:
- the Trmt2a gene encoding tRNA (uracil-5-)-methyltransferase homolog A, whose product is MSEKLDTEVPEHMEDCGQDVSAVHSSAASVCQDEKEDPGPAAGPGTQPGLYSYIRDDLFTSEIFKLELQNVPRHASFSDVRRFLGRFGLQSHKIKLFGQPPCAFVTFRSAAERDKALRVLHGVLWKGRPLSVRLARPKADPMARKRRQEGDSEPTATQIADVVTPLWTVPYTEQLEQKRLECERVLQKLAKEIGNTNHALLPWLLLQRQQHNKACCPLEGVKPSPQQTEYRNKCEFLVGVGVDGEDNTVGCRLGKYKGGTCAVAPPFDTVHIPQATKQLVKAFQEFIRSTPYSAYDPETYTGHWKQLTVRTSRRGQAMAIAHFHPQKLSSEEVAGLKASLVCHFMEGPGKASGVTSLYFVEEGQRKTPSQEGLPLEHMAGDQCIQEDLLGLTFRISPHAFFQVNTPAAEVLYTVIQEWAQLDGGSTVLDVCCGTGTIGLALAPKVKKVIGIELCQEAVEDARMNALTNELSNVEFHCGRAEDLVPGLVSRLSSQQLVAVLDPPRAGLHSKVILAMRKAENIKRLLYVSCNPRAAMGNFVDLCRAPSNRVKGTPFHPVKAVAVDLFPQTPHCEMLILFERMQQHPNGIGALEQQDLQTPRNLPDVTPKETETSLSP